In Thiohalophilus sp., a genomic segment contains:
- a CDS encoding glycosyltransferase family 4 protein, with product MRILELCTSRGRGGLELYALKNIQHLKGPQHSVHAAVREGTFLDEAVEKEGIPAIRVDPRSTVLPYISARKLARYIDENEIDLIHAHWQKDVMLAALAKRLSKRHCKLMFMRHIRLTRQKKDAYHRFIYNSIDKYIVITKVMYEEALRYLPMAPSQIELLYHGVEDTPDLHADVDCHDFLAQHGIREDQFRVLLPGRVEWYKAQHTLIDAVARLKEEGVDVQACIMGHVMFDSYLEKLKKQAREKGVFEQVKFIGFVDNSRMYYKCFDVVALTTYIETFGLVLVEAMLSGVPVIGTRAGGVPEIIEHNKTGLMFESGNEVELANCIRQMVDNPRQRDAMARAGQSYARDMFSNAAHYARLDEIIQELESEVAKG from the coding sequence ATGCGCATTCTTGAATTATGTACTTCACGCGGTCGAGGCGGGCTGGAGCTTTACGCGCTTAAAAACATACAACACCTGAAAGGGCCGCAGCATAGCGTGCATGCCGCGGTACGCGAGGGAACCTTCCTCGACGAAGCGGTGGAAAAAGAAGGGATTCCGGCTATCCGGGTCGATCCCCGTTCCACCGTGCTGCCGTATATCAGCGCCCGCAAGCTGGCCCGGTATATCGATGAAAACGAGATCGACCTGATCCATGCGCACTGGCAAAAGGACGTGATGCTGGCCGCCCTGGCCAAACGGCTGTCAAAGCGCCACTGCAAGCTGATGTTTATGCGGCATATCCGGCTGACCCGCCAGAAAAAAGATGCCTATCATCGCTTTATCTACAACAGCATCGACAAATATATTGTCATCACCAAAGTCATGTACGAAGAAGCGCTCAGGTACCTGCCCATGGCGCCCTCGCAAATCGAGCTGCTCTATCATGGCGTCGAGGATACGCCCGATTTGCACGCCGATGTGGACTGCCATGATTTTCTCGCGCAACACGGCATCCGGGAAGACCAGTTCCGGGTCCTGTTGCCCGGCCGGGTCGAATGGTACAAGGCCCAGCATACCCTGATTGATGCGGTAGCCCGTTTGAAAGAAGAGGGCGTTGATGTACAGGCCTGCATCATGGGGCATGTCATGTTCGACTCCTATCTTGAAAAACTCAAAAAGCAGGCCAGGGAAAAAGGCGTCTTTGAGCAGGTAAAGTTTATCGGTTTTGTCGATAACTCGAGAATGTATTACAAGTGCTTTGATGTGGTTGCGCTGACGACCTACATTGAAACCTTCGGACTGGTGCTGGTCGAAGCGATGCTGTCGGGGGTTCCCGTTATCGGGACGCGCGCCGGCGGTGTACCGGAGATTATCGAGCACAATAAAACCGGGTTAATGTTCGAGTCCGGTAACGAGGTCGAGCTGGCCAACTGTATCCGTCAGATGGTGGACAATCCCCGGCAGCGTGACGCCATGGCCCGGGCCGGCCAGAGCTATGCCAGGGACATGTTTTCCAATGCGGCGCATTATGCCCGGCTGGACGAGATCATCCAGGAGCTGGAGTCTGAAGTTGCAAAAGGTTAA
- a CDS encoding glycosyltransferase family 9 protein translates to MQNSLPRKILVVRNDKLGDFMLSLPVFWLLKQNLPDCELHALVPGYTHDIGAACDAIDKLIVDPGKGAGVRQQSHLLRAIRAEHYDTVITLFSTSRIGLLLWLAGIRYRLAPATKLAQIFYNHRLVQRRSRSEKPEYQYNLDLADYYLDAHRIPIAHRPQAPYLDFEPEQVAKLKQAFLAGEGIAGDPELIIVHPGSGGSANNLSVEQYARLLRRLPLTPNRHIVITAGPGEESMAESLASQLGELPHSIYYSRQGLVNFARFLQNAALFISGSTGPLHIAGALDRPTAAFYPRKRSSTALRWQTLSSENRRLGFMPPEQAETEDMQRIDIEAAAKQISDKLL, encoded by the coding sequence ATGCAAAACTCTTTACCCCGTAAAATTCTTGTCGTTCGCAATGACAAACTGGGCGATTTCATGCTCAGCCTGCCGGTATTCTGGCTGCTCAAACAAAACCTGCCCGATTGTGAACTGCACGCCCTGGTGCCCGGTTATACCCATGATATTGGCGCTGCCTGCGATGCCATCGACAAACTGATCGTCGACCCTGGCAAAGGCGCTGGCGTGCGACAACAATCACATCTGCTGCGCGCTATTCGGGCGGAACACTACGACACCGTCATCACGCTGTTCTCGACCTCGCGGATTGGTCTGTTGCTCTGGCTGGCCGGCATACGCTACCGGCTCGCACCGGCCACCAAGCTCGCCCAGATTTTTTACAACCACCGTCTGGTTCAGCGCCGTTCCCGGTCCGAAAAACCCGAGTATCAGTACAACCTGGATCTGGCCGACTATTATCTCGATGCGCATCGCATCCCGATCGCACATCGGCCGCAAGCGCCTTACCTTGACTTTGAGCCGGAACAGGTTGCCAAACTCAAGCAAGCCTTTCTTGCCGGGGAAGGTATCGCCGGCGACCCCGAACTGATCATTGTGCATCCCGGCAGTGGCGGTTCCGCGAACAATCTCTCTGTCGAACAGTATGCCCGGTTGCTGCGCCGGCTTCCCCTGACACCGAACCGGCATATTGTCATTACCGCCGGGCCCGGCGAGGAATCGATGGCCGAATCGCTTGCCTCACAGCTTGGCGAACTGCCGCACTCGATCTATTACTCCCGCCAGGGCCTGGTCAACTTTGCCCGATTTTTGCAAAACGCGGCATTGTTTATCAGCGGCTCGACCGGCCCGTTGCATATCGCCGGCGCGCTGGACAGACCCACCGCCGCCTTCTATCCGCGCAAGCGTTCTTCCACCGCCCTGCGCTGGCAAACGCTGAGCAGCGAGAACCGTCGCCTGGGCTTCATGCCACCGGAACAGGCGGAAACCGAAGACATGCAACGCATCGATATCGAGGCGGCTGCGAAACAGATCAGCGACAAGCTCCTTTAG
- a CDS encoding glycosyltransferase family 2 protein — protein MNNKPTLSVVLIVMNEAGNLRECLETVAWADEIVVVDSGSNDSTREIAAEYTDKVYVEDDWQGFGVQRQRAQQYAGGDWILMLDADERVTEALAQQIRQALEQDDRQAVYFLPRLSWVFGRFIRHSGWYPDYVARLYPRDKAGYNANRVHEKLVCPDNMTEKKLSGDLLHYTYRDLEHYLVKSAHYAAAWAQQRQERGKRSSLSQGILHGIGCFIKMYLVRAGFLDGKQGFLLAVLSAHSTFAKYADLWIRQQPHRAGGAPTDTR, from the coding sequence ATGAATAACAAGCCCACATTATCCGTTGTGCTGATCGTTATGAACGAGGCAGGTAACTTGCGCGAGTGTCTGGAGACTGTCGCCTGGGCCGACGAGATCGTGGTGGTGGATTCGGGCAGCAACGACAGCACACGCGAGATCGCCGCGGAGTATACCGACAAGGTGTATGTCGAGGATGACTGGCAGGGCTTCGGCGTGCAGCGCCAGCGCGCGCAGCAGTATGCCGGTGGCGACTGGATCCTGATGCTGGATGCCGATGAACGCGTGACCGAAGCGCTGGCGCAACAGATCCGCCAGGCGCTCGAGCAGGATGATCGGCAAGCGGTTTATTTCTTACCGCGACTGTCGTGGGTGTTCGGGCGTTTTATTCGTCATTCGGGCTGGTATCCCGACTATGTGGCGCGACTCTATCCGCGCGACAAGGCCGGCTACAATGCCAACCGGGTGCATGAAAAGCTGGTCTGTCCCGATAACATGACGGAGAAAAAACTCAGCGGGGATCTGTTGCACTATACCTACCGGGATCTGGAACATTACCTGGTCAAGTCCGCTCATTACGCGGCGGCCTGGGCGCAACAGCGCCAGGAACGGGGCAAGCGCAGCAGCCTGTCACAGGGCATCCTGCATGGCATCGGCTGCTTTATCAAAATGTATCTCGTGCGCGCCGGGTTTCTCGATGGCAAGCAGGGCTTTTTACTGGCCGTGCTGTCGGCCCATTCGACGTTTGCCAAGTACGCCGATCTGTGGATTCGCCAGCAGCCGCATCGCGCCGGAGGCGCTCCTACAGATACCCGGTAG
- the waaF gene encoding lipopolysaccharide heptosyltransferase II, whose product MVMAQSLFMSLKQQRDDPLIDVVAPKWSLPLLARMPEVHEGIPLPVQHKELGLGKRRALGRALRAHKYDQAIILPRSYKAALVPWFARIPRRTGYRGEMRYGMINDIRRLDKRVLYRTVQRFVALGQPGDVDAAPAIPQPHLAVDSHNRQRCLEKLGLTTDKPIIAMMPGAEYGPAKRWPTDYFAELARQLVDRGKQVWVLGSHKEAPLGDAIAVSDNIVNLCGKTELVDVVDLLSLCEQAVTNDSGLMHVAAASGSSVIAIYGSSDPNYTPPLTDRAQIIYQNLDCSPCFERECPLGHTNCLNDIKPDSILARIE is encoded by the coding sequence ATGGTCATGGCCCAGAGCCTGTTCATGAGCCTGAAACAACAGCGTGACGATCCCCTCATCGATGTCGTCGCGCCAAAATGGTCGCTGCCGTTACTGGCGCGCATGCCCGAAGTCCACGAGGGGATCCCCCTGCCGGTGCAACACAAGGAACTGGGGCTGGGCAAGCGTCGGGCACTCGGCCGCGCCCTGCGCGCGCACAAATATGATCAGGCCATCATTCTACCGCGTTCCTACAAGGCGGCGCTGGTACCCTGGTTTGCCCGGATTCCCCGGCGCACCGGCTACCGGGGCGAGATGCGTTACGGCATGATCAACGATATCCGTCGCCTGGATAAACGCGTGCTGTACCGGACCGTGCAACGTTTCGTCGCGCTGGGACAGCCGGGCGATGTGGATGCGGCGCCAGCGATACCGCAACCCCACCTGGCGGTCGATTCGCACAACCGCCAGCGATGCCTGGAGAAACTGGGCCTGACCACGGACAAACCGATCATCGCCATGATGCCGGGCGCCGAATACGGTCCGGCCAAACGCTGGCCGACCGACTATTTTGCCGAACTGGCGCGTCAGCTGGTTGATCGGGGTAAACAGGTCTGGGTGCTCGGCTCCCACAAGGAAGCGCCACTGGGTGACGCGATCGCGGTGTCAGACAATATTGTTAATCTGTGCGGCAAGACCGAACTGGTGGATGTGGTGGACTTGCTGTCACTGTGCGAACAGGCGGTGACCAATGACTCGGGATTGATGCATGTCGCCGCGGCCAGCGGTTCCAGCGTCATCGCCATTTACGGCTCCTCCGATCCGAACTACACGCCGCCGTTGACGGACAGGGCGCAGATTATCTATCAGAACCTGGACTGCAGTCCCTGCTTTGAACGGGAGTGTCCGCTGGGACATACCAACTGTCTGAACGATATCAAACCCGACTCCATTCTCGCGCGGATAGAATAA
- the rfaD gene encoding ADP-glyceromanno-heptose 6-epimerase → MIIVTGGAGFIGSNIVKALNERGETDIIVVDNLTNGVKFKNIADCEIADYLDKQDFIERIKAGDSFAKKVKAIFHEGACSSTTEWDGKFMMENNYDYSRALLHYCLDRQIPYLYASSASVYGSGSVFKESREYEQPINMYAYSKFQFDQYVRRHLPDAKSQVVGFRYFNVYGPREQHKGSMSSVAFHVNNQITENGKAKLFEGCDGYGNGEQRRDFVYVGDAVDVNLWFMDNPDRSGIFNLGTGCSQTFKDVAEAVIAYHGKGEIEYIPFPEHLKGRYQSFTEADINALRQAGYEAPFKTVEQGVTDYMRWLHRDSQ, encoded by the coding sequence ATGATTATCGTGACCGGCGGCGCCGGTTTTATCGGCAGCAATATCGTCAAGGCACTCAACGAGCGCGGCGAGACGGATATCATTGTGGTCGACAACCTGACCAACGGCGTCAAGTTCAAGAACATTGCCGACTGCGAGATCGCCGACTATCTCGACAAGCAGGACTTCATCGAACGTATCAAGGCCGGCGACAGCTTCGCCAAAAAGGTCAAAGCCATTTTCCATGAAGGCGCCTGTTCCAGCACCACCGAGTGGGACGGCAAGTTCATGATGGAAAACAATTACGATTATTCCAGGGCGTTGCTGCATTACTGCCTGGATCGCCAGATTCCTTATTTATACGCCTCGTCTGCTTCGGTCTACGGTTCCGGCAGCGTGTTCAAAGAGAGCCGCGAGTACGAGCAGCCGATCAACATGTACGCCTATTCCAAGTTCCAGTTCGATCAGTATGTGCGCCGTCATCTGCCGGATGCCAAAAGCCAGGTGGTCGGGTTCCGCTACTTCAACGTCTATGGCCCGCGCGAGCAACACAAGGGCAGCATGTCCAGCGTGGCTTTTCATGTAAACAACCAGATCACGGAAAACGGCAAGGCGAAACTGTTCGAAGGCTGCGACGGTTACGGCAACGGCGAGCAGCGCCGTGACTTCGTCTATGTCGGCGATGCGGTGGATGTGAATCTGTGGTTCATGGATAACCCGGATAGGTCCGGCATTTTCAACCTGGGCACCGGGTGCAGCCAGACCTTCAAAGACGTCGCCGAGGCGGTGATCGCCTATCACGGCAAGGGCGAAATCGAATATATTCCTTTCCCCGAACATCTCAAGGGCCGTTACCAGAGTTTTACCGAGGCGGATATCAACGCCCTGCGTCAGGCTGGTTACGAAGCGCCTTTTAAAACGGTCGAGCAGGGTGTCACCGACTATATGCGGTGGCTGCACCGCGACAGCCAGTAA
- the hldE gene encoding bifunctional D-glycero-beta-D-manno-heptose-7-phosphate kinase/D-glycero-beta-D-manno-heptose 1-phosphate adenylyltransferase HldE — protein MKLQLPQFEQARVLVIGDLMLDRYWHGDTSRISPEAPVPVVRVGEAEERAGGAGNVALNIAALGAGARVMGLTGDDEACNALDDILTAAGVECRFSKLTGCATVTKLRVLSRHQQLIRLDFEDGFESYQSEDLLRQFEQQLDGMGAVILSDYGKGTLREARAFIQAARNKQIPVLVDPKGNDFERYRGATLITPNLSEFEAVVGHCRNDEEVVTRGMALIEQFELDALLVTRSERGMTLLRRGQEALHMPTHAREVFDVTGAGDTVISVLGAAIAAGEDLANATAWSNLGAGVVVGKLGTATVNIDELRRAARAQHEIETGVVDEDLLVRLVKDARDHGETVVMTNGCFDILHPGHVLYLQQARKLGDRLVIAVNDDASVKRLKGESRPINTVERRMAVLSALECVDWVVPFSEDTPERLICQVLPDLLVKGGDYQPEEVAGGQCVLDNGGKVEVLDFIEGHSTTDIIKNITGKQKAES, from the coding sequence ATGAAACTGCAACTTCCCCAGTTTGAACAGGCCCGGGTGCTGGTGATCGGCGATCTGATGCTGGATCGCTACTGGCACGGCGACACCTCGCGCATCTCGCCCGAGGCCCCGGTGCCGGTGGTACGGGTCGGCGAGGCCGAGGAGCGGGCCGGCGGTGCCGGGAACGTGGCGCTGAACATTGCCGCGCTGGGCGCCGGCGCCCGGGTCATGGGGCTGACCGGTGACGATGAGGCCTGCAATGCGCTGGACGATATTCTCACCGCCGCCGGCGTGGAATGCCGCTTCAGTAAACTGACCGGCTGTGCCACGGTCACCAAGCTGCGGGTACTGAGCCGTCACCAGCAGTTGATCCGGCTCGACTTCGAGGACGGTTTCGAAAGCTATCAATCCGAGGATTTGCTGCGCCAGTTCGAACAACAGCTCGACGGCATGGGCGCGGTGATTCTCTCGGACTATGGCAAGGGCACCCTGCGCGAGGCGCGCGCCTTCATCCAGGCGGCGCGCAACAAACAGATCCCGGTGCTGGTCGATCCCAAGGGCAATGATTTCGAGCGCTATCGCGGCGCCACCTTGATCACGCCCAACCTGAGTGAATTTGAAGCGGTGGTCGGCCACTGCCGGAACGATGAAGAGGTCGTTACCCGGGGCATGGCGTTGATCGAACAGTTCGAGCTGGATGCCCTGCTGGTCACCCGCAGCGAACGGGGCATGACGCTGTTGCGCCGGGGTCAGGAAGCGTTGCACATGCCGACGCACGCGCGCGAGGTGTTCGATGTCACCGGCGCCGGGGATACGGTCATCTCGGTGCTGGGCGCGGCGATTGCCGCCGGCGAGGATCTGGCCAATGCCACCGCCTGGTCGAACCTGGGCGCCGGCGTGGTGGTCGGCAAGCTCGGTACCGCCACGGTGAATATCGACGAACTGCGCCGCGCCGCGCGCGCCCAGCATGAGATCGAAACCGGCGTGGTCGACGAGGATCTGCTGGTGCGGCTGGTGAAAGATGCCCGCGATCACGGCGAGACGGTGGTGATGACCAACGGCTGTTTCGATATCCTGCATCCGGGCCACGTGCTCTATTTGCAACAGGCGCGCAAGCTGGGCGACCGGCTGGTGATCGCGGTCAACGACGACGCCTCGGTCAAGCGGCTCAAGGGCGAGTCCCGGCCGATCAATACGGTCGAACGGCGCATGGCGGTGTTATCCGCGCTGGAGTGTGTCGACTGGGTCGTGCCCTTTAGCGAAGACACTCCCGAACGGCTGATCTGCCAGGTCCTGCCGGACTTGCTGGTCAAAGGCGGCGATTACCAACCCGAAGAGGTCGCCGGCGGCCAGTGCGTGCTGGATAACGGCGGCAAGGTGGAAGTCCTGGACTTTATCGAAGGCCATTCCACTACCGACATCATTAAAAACATCACAGGCAAACAGAAGGCGGAATCATGA
- a CDS encoding zinc-finger domain-containing protein, whose protein sequence is MTQKSNSNSPAARKPVQANAASRYEVTRAELPLHCPMDDMTLWNSHPRVYLPIEEQGGEAKCPYCGAVYILKDL, encoded by the coding sequence GTGACCCAGAAATCAAATTCAAACTCCCCGGCAGCGCGCAAGCCGGTGCAGGCCAACGCGGCCAGTCGCTACGAAGTGACCCGCGCGGAACTGCCGCTGCACTGCCCGATGGATGACATGACGCTGTGGAATTCCCATCCCCGGGTTTATCTGCCCATCGAGGAGCAGGGTGGCGAAGCCAAGTGCCCCTATTGCGGCGCCGTCTACATTCTCAAGGATCTGTAA
- a CDS encoding branched-chain amino acid transaminase, producing MSMAERDGVIWFDGEMVPWREAQVHVLTHTLHYGMGVFEGLRAYKAEQGTAIFRLQEHTDRLFRSAHILNMKIRFDKDTLNDAQLAVVRENGLESAYIRPMCFYGAEGMGLRADNLQVHTIVAAWEWGSYLGAEGMEKGIRIRTSSFTRHHVNVTMCRAKANGNYMNSMMALQEAVRDGYDEALLLDVDGFVAEGSGENFFLVRNGVIYTPELTSALEGITRDTLLHLARDLGYEVREKRITRDEVYVADEAFFTGSAAEVTPIRELDGRAIGSGVRGPVTEQLQTHYFDLVHGRVDKYTDWLAYVK from the coding sequence ATGTCGATGGCCGAGCGTGACGGTGTCATCTGGTTCGATGGTGAAATGGTGCCCTGGCGCGAGGCCCAGGTGCATGTGCTGACCCATACGCTGCATTACGGCATGGGCGTGTTCGAGGGGCTGCGCGCCTACAAGGCGGAGCAGGGCACGGCCATTTTCCGCCTGCAGGAGCATACCGATCGGCTGTTTCGCTCCGCGCACATCCTCAACATGAAGATCCGCTTCGACAAGGACACCCTGAACGATGCCCAGCTGGCGGTGGTGCGCGAGAACGGTCTGGAATCGGCCTATATCCGCCCGATGTGTTTCTACGGGGCCGAGGGCATGGGGCTGCGCGCTGACAACCTGCAGGTCCACACCATCGTGGCCGCCTGGGAATGGGGCTCCTACCTGGGCGCCGAGGGGATGGAGAAGGGCATTCGCATCCGCACCTCCTCGTTTACCCGCCATCATGTCAACGTCACCATGTGCCGGGCCAAGGCCAACGGCAACTACATGAACTCGATGATGGCTCTGCAGGAAGCGGTGCGCGACGGCTATGACGAAGCACTGCTGCTGGACGTGGATGGCTTCGTGGCCGAAGGCAGTGGCGAGAACTTCTTTCTGGTGCGTAACGGCGTGATCTATACCCCCGAACTGACCTCGGCCCTGGAGGGGATCACCCGCGATACCCTGTTACACCTGGCGCGGGATCTGGGCTACGAAGTGCGCGAGAAGCGCATTACCCGCGACGAGGTCTACGTGGCCGACGAAGCCTTCTTTACCGGCAGTGCCGCCGAGGTCACGCCGATCCGCGAACTGGACGGCCGGGCCATCGGCTCGGGCGTACGCGGGCCGGTGACCGAGCAGTTGCAGACTCACTATTTTGATCTGGTCCACGGCCGTGTCGACAAGTACACGGACTGGCTGGCCTACGTAAAATAA
- the glnE gene encoding bifunctional [glutamate--ammonia ligase]-adenylyl-L-tyrosine phosphorylase/[glutamate--ammonia-ligase] adenylyltransferase → MSSNVDQAISKLPEPLAEQVTRWWEEFAPQQGDTPLEEAVAGSLPVVWAASEYVARQCLRYPGELSALQARLLQSADQAQFAEQWQSMIDPVEDEAGLMHVLRRFRHREMVRILWRDLAGWAELEETCRDLTHLAQTCIDGALNWLYPRFCDQYGTPCYEDGSPMNLVVMGMGKLGAWELNVSSDIDLIFTFAEEGETRGEGRTLSHGEFFIKLGQKLIAVLDQQTPEGFVFRVDMRLRPFGDGGPLVTSFDALETYYQAHGREWERYAMIKARVVAGDQAAGEELMNMLHPFVYRRYLDYGAYESLRDMKGLIAKQVKRKGLEQNVKLGLGGIREIEFIAQVFQLIRGGRDPALQERRVLSVLPLLQERDVLPEFVVRELAAGYRFLRDVEHRLQGVLDQQTHDLPEEEYPRLRLAWSMGFDNWQAFYGELEHHRQHVHNHFDQVFAAPQNVEEENENIFYDLWHANLDEEQATHALEEAGYRQPAAVLSRVTDLQDGRLYQSLSTNGKRRLDRLMPLLLGAAAQADDPDLTFERVLEIVRTVARRSVYLALLVENPLVLSQLVKLCQASPWLSRYLSRYPLLLDELMDVRSLYAPPAKTELAAELVGELAQLEPDDHEQAMEALRHFKHTNVLRVVAADVSDVLPLMKVSDHLSWIAEVILEEALQQAWQHLSERHGQPVASRDSGEKGFAVIAYGKLGGYELGYGSDLDLVFLHASEDQNEMTDGNQPLAVPVFYARLGQRLIHILTTHTPAGVLYDADLRLRPDGASGMLVSNLTSFEGYQLNKAWLWEHQALVRARGVAGDHDIIDRFGTVRQTVLGRQRDLGELRAEVVKMRQRMRTELAKKAPGCVDIKQGEGGMVDIEFLVQYYVLGYAHQYPDLLTWTDNIRILDTLADTALLAATDTEQLKDAYRAYRDYTHRMALQEQKVLAPEEVFDEHLALVKRIWEEVLNGQGRGTRAE, encoded by the coding sequence ATGAGCAGCAACGTCGATCAGGCTATTTCGAAGTTACCCGAACCGCTGGCCGAACAGGTCACGCGCTGGTGGGAGGAGTTTGCCCCGCAGCAGGGCGATACTCCACTGGAGGAGGCGGTTGCCGGGTCACTGCCGGTGGTCTGGGCGGCCAGTGAATACGTGGCCCGCCAGTGTCTGCGTTATCCCGGGGAGTTGTCTGCCCTGCAGGCGCGGCTGTTGCAGTCGGCCGACCAGGCGCAGTTTGCCGAGCAATGGCAGTCGATGATTGACCCGGTGGAGGATGAGGCGGGGCTGATGCACGTCCTGCGCCGCTTTCGCCATCGCGAGATGGTGCGCATCCTGTGGCGGGACCTGGCTGGCTGGGCGGAGCTGGAGGAAACCTGCCGGGACCTGACTCATCTGGCACAGACCTGTATTGACGGGGCGTTGAACTGGTTATACCCGCGCTTTTGTGATCAGTATGGCACCCCCTGTTATGAAGACGGCTCACCCATGAACCTGGTGGTGATGGGCATGGGCAAGCTGGGGGCGTGGGAGCTGAACGTCTCCTCGGATATCGATCTGATCTTTACCTTTGCCGAGGAGGGCGAAACCCGCGGCGAGGGGCGCACCCTCAGCCACGGTGAGTTTTTCATCAAACTCGGCCAGAAGCTGATCGCCGTGCTGGATCAGCAGACCCCGGAAGGCTTCGTGTTCCGGGTCGATATGCGCCTGCGCCCGTTCGGCGACGGCGGGCCGCTGGTCACCAGTTTCGATGCGCTGGAGACCTATTACCAGGCGCACGGTCGCGAGTGGGAACGCTACGCCATGATCAAGGCGCGCGTGGTGGCCGGCGATCAGGCGGCCGGCGAAGAGCTGATGAACATGTTGCATCCGTTCGTCTATCGCCGTTATCTCGATTACGGCGCCTACGAATCCCTGCGCGATATGAAAGGCCTGATTGCCAAACAGGTCAAACGCAAGGGACTGGAACAGAATGTGAAGCTCGGACTGGGTGGCATTCGCGAGATCGAGTTTATCGCCCAGGTGTTTCAGCTGATCCGCGGCGGCCGGGATCCGGCCCTGCAGGAACGGCGGGTACTGTCGGTGTTGCCGCTGCTGCAGGAGAGGGATGTGTTGCCCGAGTTCGTGGTGCGCGAACTGGCAGCGGGTTACCGTTTCCTGCGCGATGTGGAGCACCGCCTGCAGGGTGTGCTGGATCAGCAGACCCATGATCTGCCCGAGGAGGAATACCCGCGTCTGCGCCTGGCCTGGAGTATGGGCTTCGACAACTGGCAAGCGTTTTACGGCGAGCTGGAACATCATCGCCAGCATGTGCATAACCATTTCGATCAGGTCTTCGCGGCGCCGCAGAATGTCGAGGAGGAAAATGAAAACATCTTCTACGACCTGTGGCACGCCAACCTGGACGAGGAGCAGGCCACGCATGCGCTGGAGGAGGCCGGTTACCGGCAGCCCGCCGCGGTTCTTTCGCGGGTAACCGATTTACAGGATGGCCGGCTTTACCAGTCGCTGAGCACCAATGGCAAACGCCGGCTGGATCGGCTGATGCCGTTGCTGCTCGGCGCCGCCGCGCAGGCGGACGATCCCGACCTCACTTTTGAGCGGGTGCTGGAGATCGTGCGCACCGTCGCCCGGCGTAGTGTCTACCTGGCCCTGCTGGTGGAGAATCCACTGGTGCTCTCGCAGCTGGTCAAACTGTGCCAGGCCAGTCCCTGGTTGTCGCGCTATCTGTCCCGTTATCCGCTACTGCTCGACGAGTTGATGGACGTGCGCAGTCTCTATGCGCCACCGGCCAAAACCGAGCTGGCGGCGGAACTGGTCGGCGAGCTGGCCCAGCTCGAGCCCGACGATCACGAGCAGGCGATGGAGGCGCTGCGCCACTTCAAACACACCAACGTGCTGCGCGTGGTAGCGGCGGATGTCTCGGATGTGCTGCCGCTGATGAAAGTCAGCGACCACCTCTCCTGGATCGCCGAGGTGATCCTCGAAGAAGCCCTGCAGCAGGCCTGGCAACATCTGAGCGAGCGCCACGGCCAGCCGGTCGCCAGCCGGGACAGCGGCGAGAAGGGCTTTGCGGTGATCGCCTACGGCAAGCTGGGCGGTTATGAGCTGGGTTACGGCTCGGATCTGGATCTGGTCTTTTTGCACGCCAGCGAGGATCAGAACGAGATGACCGACGGCAACCAGCCGCTGGCGGTGCCGGTGTTCTATGCCCGGCTCGGCCAGCGACTGATCCATATTCTCACCACCCACACCCCGGCCGGCGTGCTCTATGATGCCGATCTGCGCCTGCGTCCCGACGGCGCCTCGGGCATGCTGGTCAGCAATCTCACCTCTTTTGAAGGCTATCAACTCAACAAGGCCTGGTTATGGGAGCACCAGGCCCTGGTGCGGGCCCGCGGCGTGGCCGGCGACCACGACATCATCGACCGCTTTGGCACGGTGCGCCAGACCGTGCTGGGCCGCCAACGGGATCTGGGGGAACTGCGTGCCGAGGTCGTCAAAATGCGCCAGCGCATGCGCACCGAACTGGCCAAAAAAGCGCCCGGCTGCGTGGATATCAAACAGGGCGAGGGCGGCATGGTCGATATCGAATTTCTGGTCCAGTACTACGTGCTCGGCTACGCCCACCAGTATCCCGATCTGCTGACCTGGACCGACAACATCCGCATTCTCGACACCCTGGCCGACACCGCCCTGCTGGCCGCGACCGACACCGAACAGCTCAAGGACGCCTACCGCGCCTACCGGGACTACACCCACCGCATGGCGCTGCAGGAGCAGAAGGTTCTGGCACCCGAAGAGGTGTTTGATGAGCACCTTGCGCTGGTGAAACGGATCTGGGAAGAAGTCCTGAATGGACAGGGCCGAGGGACGAGGGCCGAGTGA